A single window of Haemorhous mexicanus isolate bHaeMex1 chromosome 28, bHaeMex1.pri, whole genome shotgun sequence DNA harbors:
- the THRA gene encoding thyroid hormone receptor alpha: MEQKPSTLDPLSEPEDTRWLDGKRKRKSSQCLVKSSMSGYIPSYLDKDEQCVVCGDKATGYHYRCITCEGCKGFFRRTIQKNLHPTYSCKYDGCCVIDKITRNQCQLCRFKKCISVGMAMDLVLDDSKRVAKRKLIEENRERRRKEEMIKSLQHRPNPSAEEWELIHVVTEAHRSTNAQGSHWKQKRKFLPEDIGQSPMASMPDGDKVDLEAFSEFTKIITPAITRVVDFAKKLPMFSELPCEDQIILLKGCCMEIMSLRAAVRYDPESETLTLSGEMAVKREQLKNGGLGVVSDAIFDLGKSLSAFNLDDTEVALLQAVLLMSSDRTGLICVEKIEKCQETYLLAFEHYINYRKHNIPHFWPKLLMKVTDLRMIGACHASRFLHMKVECPTELFPPLFLEVFEDQEV; this comes from the exons ATGGAACAGAAGCCCAGCACCCTGGACCCGCTGTCGGAGCCAGAGGACACCCG GTGGCTGGATGGGAAGCGCAAAAGAAAGAGCAGCCAATGTTTGGTGAAGAGCAGCATGTCAG GGTACATCCCTAGTTACCTGGACAAAGATGAACAGTGCGTGGTGTGCGGGGACAAGGCCACCGGCTACCACTACCGCTGCATCACCTGCGAGGGCTGCAag ggaTTTTTCCGTCGGACCATCCAGAAGAACTTGCACCCCACCTACTCCTGCAAATACGATGGGTGCTGCGTCATTGACAAGATCACCCGCAaccagtgccagctgtgccgcTTCAAGAAGTGCATCTCCGTGGGCATGGCCATGGACC TGGTGCTGGATGACTCCAAGCGGGTAGCCAAGAGGAAGCTGATCGAGGAGAaccgggagcggcggcggaaGGAGGAGATGATCAAATCGCTGCAGCACCGCCCCAACCCCAGCGCCGAGGAGTGGGAGCTGATCCATGTTGTGACAGAAGCCCACCGCAGCACCAATGCCCAGGGCAGCCACTGGAAGCAGAAGCGGAAATTCCTG CCTGAGGACATCGGCCAGTCCCCTATGGCCTCCATGCCCGACGGGGACAAAGTCGACCTGGAGGCGTTCAGCGAGTTTACAAAAATCATCACCCCGGCCATCACCCGCGTGGTTGACTTTGCCAAAAAACTGCCCATGTTTTCAGAG ctgCCTTGTGAGGACCAGATCATCCTGCTGAAGGGGTGCTGCATGGAGATCATGTCGCTGCGGGCGGCCGTGCGCTACGACCCCGAGAGCGAGACGCTGACGCTGAGCGGGGAGATGGCGGTGAAACGGGAGCAGCTCAAGAACGGCGGCCTCGGCGTCGTCTCTGATGCCATCTTCGACCTGGGCAAGTCCCTCTCTGCCTTCAACCTGGATGACACCGAGGtggccctgctccaggctgtgctgctcatgTCCTCAG ACCGGACGGGGCTGATCTGCGTGGAGAAGATCGAGAAGTGCCAGGAGACCTATCTGCTGGCCTTTGAGCACTACATCAACTACCGCAAACACAACATTCCCCACTTCTGGCCCAAGCTGCTGATGAAGGTGACGGATCTGCGGATGATCGGCGCCTGCCACGCCAGCCGCTTCCTGCACATGAAGGTGGAGTGTCCCACCGAGCTCTTCCCCCCCCTCTTCCTCGAGGTCTTCGAGGACCAGGAGGTGTAG